The Dioscorea cayenensis subsp. rotundata cultivar TDr96_F1 chromosome 19, TDr96_F1_v2_PseudoChromosome.rev07_lg8_w22 25.fasta, whole genome shotgun sequence genome includes a window with the following:
- the LOC120283779 gene encoding uncharacterized protein LOC120283779, with protein sequence MGVCGSPLCFSLARLLIVGVGPIAERKVGACSVWVFLGGRWNGEVGNGVMHGFSWSLCGIFFPGLIFSYYWWWSSPSIKGHTEPVNVDLDDKRSYLLMMDFSEEEVAMAINQLNYGDILSFSSHCIGVMAMMIST encoded by the exons ATGGGTGTATGTGGTTCTCCTCTGTGCTTTTCTCTTGCTCGGTTGTTGATTGTTGGTGTTGGTCCGATCGCGGAGAGGAAGGTTGGTGCTTGCTCTGTTTGGGTTTTTCTTGGGGGAAGATGGAATGGCGAGGTGGGCAATGGCGTCATGcatg GGTTTTCTTGGTCACTGTGCGGAATTTTTTTTCCTGGATTGATATTTTCTTACTATTGGTGGTGGTCGTCTCCATCAATTAAG GGGCACACTGAGCCTGTTAATGTTGACTTGGATGACAAGAGGTCTTACTTGTTAATGATGGATTTTTCAGAGGAAGAAGTTGCCATGGCAATTAATCAGTTAAACTATGGTGATATATTGTCATTCAGTTCACATTGTATTGGTGTAATGGCAATGATGATTTCAACATAA
- the LOC120250546 gene encoding putative germin-like protein 2-1 isoform X3: MFVNGFVCKSPKLVTADDFTAHSLDKPGNTSNPQGSAVTPVFVEQLTGLNTLGVSLARLDFAPYGLIVPHYHPRGTEIMTVLEGELYVGFVTSAPDFKLFTKIVKKGDVFVFPKGLVHFQFNYGAKKAVAISGLGSQDPGVVLVPNAVFGSNPPINDGILAKAFQLDKKIIDYLQSKF, translated from the exons A TGTTTGTCAATGGCTTTGTTTGCAAGAGTCCAAAGCTCGTTACAGCTGATGATTTCACCGCACATAGCCTCGACAAACCAGGGAACACATCAAACCCTCAAGGGTCAGCAGTGACACCAGTGTTTGTAGAACAACTTACTGGGTTAAACACTCTTGGAGTATCACTGGCAAGACTTGATTTCGCTCCTTATGGTCTCATTGTCCCTCATTATCATCCCCGTGGCACTGAGATCATGACGGTGCTTGAAGGCGAGCTTTATGTCGGCTTTGTCACCTCCGCTCCCGATTTCAAGCTGTTCACGAAGATTGTGAAGAAAGGAGATGTGTTTGTCTTCCCCAAAGGCCTTGTTCACTTCCAATTCAATTATGGTGCCAAGAAAGCAGTGGCCATTTCAGGCTTAGGGAGTCAAGATCCTGGTGTGGTGCTTGTCCCTAATGCTGTTTTTGGTTCTAATCCACCCATTAATGATGGTATTCTTGCTAAGGCCTTCCAATTGGACAAGAAGATCATTGATTATCTTCAGTCTAAATTCTAA
- the LOC120250546 gene encoding putative germin-like protein 2-1 isoform X1 produces the protein MASLVLLLALLALSFSYSLASDPSPLQDFCVADLNSNMFVNGFVCKSPKLVTADDFTAHSLDKPGNTSNPQGSAVTPVFVEQLTGLNTLGVSLARLDFAPYGLIVPHYHPRGTEIMTVLEGELYVGFVTSAPDFKLFTKIVKKGDVFVFPKGLVHFQFNYGAKKAVAISGLGSQDPGVVLVPNAVFGSNPPINDGILAKAFQLDKKIIDYLQSKF, from the exons atggcTTCCCTTGTCCTTCTTCTTGCTCTCTtagctctctctttctcttattcACTTGCTTCAGACCCTAGTCCTCTCCAAGACTTTTGTGTGGCAGACCTCAACTCTAATA TGTTTGTCAATGGCTTTGTTTGCAAGAGTCCAAAGCTCGTTACAGCTGATGATTTCACCGCACATAGCCTCGACAAACCAGGGAACACATCAAACCCTCAAGGGTCAGCAGTGACACCAGTGTTTGTAGAACAACTTACTGGGTTAAACACTCTTGGAGTATCACTGGCAAGACTTGATTTCGCTCCTTATGGTCTCATTGTCCCTCATTATCATCCCCGTGGCACTGAGATCATGACGGTGCTTGAAGGCGAGCTTTATGTCGGCTTTGTCACCTCCGCTCCCGATTTCAAGCTGTTCACGAAGATTGTGAAGAAAGGAGATGTGTTTGTCTTCCCCAAAGGCCTTGTTCACTTCCAATTCAATTATGGTGCCAAGAAAGCAGTGGCCATTTCAGGCTTAGGGAGTCAAGATCCTGGTGTGGTGCTTGTCCCTAATGCTGTTTTTGGTTCTAATCCACCCATTAATGATGGTATTCTTGCTAAGGCCTTCCAATTGGACAAGAAGATCATTGATTATCTTCAGTCTAAATTCTAA
- the LOC120250546 gene encoding putative germin-like protein 2-1 isoform X2: protein MTISPAMPTLPCHAGVRELESLRSPHVTFVVFVNGFVCKSPKLVTADDFTAHSLDKPGNTSNPQGSAVTPVFVEQLTGLNTLGVSLARLDFAPYGLIVPHYHPRGTEIMTVLEGELYVGFVTSAPDFKLFTKIVKKGDVFVFPKGLVHFQFNYGAKKAVAISGLGSQDPGVVLVPNAVFGSNPPINDGILAKAFQLDKKIIDYLQSKF from the exons ATGACCATATCACCAGCCATGCCAACCTTGCCGTGTCATGCCGGAGTCAGGGAGTTGGAGAGCTTAAGGTCCCCTCATGTTACCTTTGTTG TGTTTGTCAATGGCTTTGTTTGCAAGAGTCCAAAGCTCGTTACAGCTGATGATTTCACCGCACATAGCCTCGACAAACCAGGGAACACATCAAACCCTCAAGGGTCAGCAGTGACACCAGTGTTTGTAGAACAACTTACTGGGTTAAACACTCTTGGAGTATCACTGGCAAGACTTGATTTCGCTCCTTATGGTCTCATTGTCCCTCATTATCATCCCCGTGGCACTGAGATCATGACGGTGCTTGAAGGCGAGCTTTATGTCGGCTTTGTCACCTCCGCTCCCGATTTCAAGCTGTTCACGAAGATTGTGAAGAAAGGAGATGTGTTTGTCTTCCCCAAAGGCCTTGTTCACTTCCAATTCAATTATGGTGCCAAGAAAGCAGTGGCCATTTCAGGCTTAGGGAGTCAAGATCCTGGTGTGGTGCTTGTCCCTAATGCTGTTTTTGGTTCTAATCCACCCATTAATGATGGTATTCTTGCTAAGGCCTTCCAATTGGACAAGAAGATCATTGATTATCTTCAGTCTAAATTCTAA
- the LOC120250547 gene encoding putative germin-like protein 2-1 translates to MCKNPKLIEADDFSFSGLDIAGNTKNRLGSKVTLLNADQIAGLNTLGVSMARVDLEVYGLNPPHTHPRASEIFTLLEGKVYVGFITSIPENKLFSKVLNKGDSFVFPKGLIHFELNIGKTKAVGIAALGSQNPGFNSVADAVFGSNPKIFDDVLAKAFQLDKKIVGWLQSQF, encoded by the coding sequence ATGTGCAAGAACCCGAAGCTCATCGAAGCCGATGATTTCTCATTCTCTGGCCTTGACATTGCCGGAAACACTAAGAACAGACTTGGCTCAAAGGTGACCTTACTGAATGCTGATCAGATAGCAGGTCTGAACACTCTAGGTGTATCAATGGCAAGAGTGGACTTAGAAGTTTATGGACTTAACCCGCCTCATACTCATCCAAGAGCTAGTGAGATCTTTACTTTGTTGGAAGGGAAAGTATATGTTGGTTTTATAACATCAATCCCTGAGAACAAGCTCTTCTCTAAAGTCCTAAACAAAGGTGACTCCTTTGTGTTCCCTAAAGGACTTATTCACTTTGAGTTGAATATTGGGAAAACAAAGGCAGTTGGGATTGCAGCTCTTGGAAGTCAGAATCCAGGGTTTAATTCTGTTGCTGATGCTGTCTTTGGGTCTAATCCTAAGATCTTTGATGATGTTCTTGCTAAGGCTTTTCAGTTGGACAAGAAGATTGTGGGCTGGCTTCAGTCCCAGTTCTAG
- the LOC120249312 gene encoding protein ALTERED XYLOGLUCAN 4-like — MGSAVYQQEGHKQWRNIGKKLILGAIYGLLPLALIHSFFIRSIPTQHQDPISSSPEITVVDKHNEWRRDDQVVKQDCDYTNGVWVESTQGPKYNNTSCKTIRTGQNCLGNGRPDTGFLYWRWKPKQCEIHEFDPFLFLKLIENKHLAFIGDSMARNQLESLLCLLTTVSTPILKYQYGEDNRFRRWTFGSPYNATISIYWAPFLVKAIDTTQGQNKVYMNTIDEKWGAEINSMDMIVFSMGHWFNKPAIFCEGDSVIGCHNCGENSRYTDIDIFDMMRKVTKTAISEVGRRVEGDKRDVCWGGELLTRSFFEGAWDKAGGLS; from the exons ATGGGTAGTGCAGTATACCAACAAGAAGGTCACAAACAATGGAGGAACATTGGCAAGAAGCTCATACTTGGTGCAATCTATGGTCTTCTTCCTTTAGCTCTCATCCACTCCTTCTTCATCAGATCAATCCCCACACAACATCAAGATCCAATCTCTTCCTCTCCag AAATCACAGTTGTAGATAAACACAATGAATGGAGAAGAGATGATCAAGTAGTAAAACAAGACTGTGATTACACCAATGGAGTTTGGGTTGAAAGCACACAAGGGCCTAAATACAACAACACAAGTTGCAAGACCATCAGAACCGGCCAGAACTGCCTCGGCAATGGCCGGCCGGACACCGGTTTCCTCTACTGGAGATGGAAGCCAAAACAGTGTGAGATCCATGAGTTTgatccattcttgtttcttaAACTCATTGAAAATAAACACCTAGCTTTCATTGGTGACTCCATGGCAAGGAACCAACTAGAGTCTCTACTTTGTCTCTTAACCACTGTATCAACTCCAATACTGAAATACCAATATGGAGAGGATAACAGGTTTAGGAGATGGACTTTTGGGTCTCCTTACAATGCTACCATCTCTATCTACTGGGCTCCTTTCCTTGTTAAGGCTATAGACACAACACAAGGTCAGAACAAAGTGTATATGAACACCATTGATGAGAAATGGGGTGCAGAGATTAACTCAATGGATATGATAGTGTTCTCTATGGGACACTGGTTTAATAAACCAGCTATCTTTTGTGAAGGTGATAGTGTTATAGGTTGCCATAACTGTGGAGAAAACTCGAGATACACCGACATCGATATCTTTGATATGATGAGGAAGGTGACCAAGACTGCAATAAGTGAAGTTGGCAGAAGAGTGGAAGGAGATAAAAGAGATGTTTGTTGGGGTGGTGAGCTTCTCACCAGGTCATTTTTTGAAGGAGCTTGGGATAAGGCTGGGGGCTTGTCCTAA